One stretch of Eretmochelys imbricata isolate rEreImb1 chromosome 1, rEreImb1.hap1, whole genome shotgun sequence DNA includes these proteins:
- the LOC144278054 gene encoding olfactory receptor 52R1-like, translated as MLCLNTSTHSHPATFLLVGIPGLQEAQYWIAFSFFIMYVIAVLGNVIVLFIIYNDLSLHEPMYLFLAMLAVTDLVLSTSTLPKMLSIFWLGSREIGFHACLTQMFFVHTFLSVESGIVMAMSLDRYVAICCPLRHSSILSIPAIVTMGSLVLARGVLLVSPFSLLVRRLPFCQRCLISHSYCEHMAVVKLVCGDATVSVIYGLFVAFMVGGVDLFVITVSYAMILQAILRLPCTDTRLKAFSTCASHLCVILSLYIPGLFTFLTHRFGHNVPDHVHILAANLYLLMPPMLNPVVYGVKNKQIRERVLHIFNQKGI; from the coding sequence ATGTTATGTCTGAACACCAGCACCCACTCCCACCCTGCCACCTTCCTCCTGGTCGGCATCCCAGGACTGCAGGAGGCCCAGTACTGGATagccttttctttcttcatcATGTATGTCATTGCTGTCCTGGGAAATGTCATTGTTCTCTTCATTATATACAATGATCTGAGCCTGCATGAGCCTATGTACCTCTTCCTGGCCATGCTGGCAGTCACTGACCTGGTCCTGTCCACATCCAccctgcccaaaatgctgagcatcttctggctGGGCTCCAGGGAGATTGGGTTCCacgcctgcctcacccagatgttctttgtccacaccttcttgtcagtgGAGTCGGGCATAGTCATGGCCATGTCCTTGGATCGGTATGTGGCCATCTGCTGCCCCCTCCGGCACTCCAGCATCCTGTCCATCCCAGCCATAGTGACAATGGGGAGCCTGGTGCTGGCACGTGGGGTCCTTCTGGTGagccccttctccctccttgtcCGCAGGCTGCCCTTCTGCCAGCGCTGCCTCATCTCCCACTCATACTGCGAGCACATGGCCGTGGTGAAGCTGGTGTGTGGGGATGCTACAGTCAGTGTCATTTACGGCCTGTTCGTGGCTTTTATGGTGGGGGGGGTTGACCTGTTTGTCATCACTGTGTCCTATGCTATGATCCTCCAGGCCATACTGAGACTCCCGTGCACAGATACCCGTCTCAAGGCCTTCAGCACCTGTGCGTCCCACTTGTGTGTCATTCTGTCATTATACATCCCTGGCCTCTTTACGTTCCTCACCCACCGCTTTGGCCACAATGTCCCCGACCATGTCCACATCCTGGCAGCCAATCTCTACCTGCTGAtgccccccatgctaaacccTGTTGTGTATGGGGTGAAAAACAAACAGATCCGGGAAAGGGTTCTCCATATCTTCAATCAGAAAGGAATCTGA
- the LOC144259511 gene encoding olfactory receptor 52R1-like, translated as MQETPFCLRVGQLLPYSMSDSNTTDFTNPSTFILLGIPGLEAVHVWISIPFCTMYVIAILGNFTVLFIVKMEPSLHRPMYYFLCMLAVTDLGLSTSILPKMLSIFWFNSREIDFSACLTQMYFIHCFSVMQSGIFAAMALDRYVAICHPLRHSTILTNPTVATIGLAMVLRCGIFSLPYPFLARQWPYCRTNIIPQTLCVHMAVVNLACADTHVSSYYGLFLQFSVMGLDVIFIVVSYIQILRAIFSLPTKDARIKTFGTCSSHLFVILAFYIPRLFISLLYRFGQNVALNFHVLISNVYLLMPPMLNPIIYAVRTKQIWDRLLRLFTHEGP; from the coding sequence ATGCAGGAGACACCGTTCTGCCTCAGAGTTGGACAACTTCTtccctactccatgtcagattccaacacaactgacttcaccaacccctccaccttcatcctgctgggcattcctggcctggaggccgtccatgtctggatctccatccccttctgcaccatgtacgtcatagccatcttggggaacttcaccgTCCTGTTCATCGTGAAGATGGAACCTAGCCTCCATaggcccatgtactatttcctctgcatgctggccgtCACCGACCTGGGCCTGTCTACATCAATCCTACCCAAAATgttgagcatcttctggttcaattccagagAGAtcgatttcagtgcctgcctcacccagatgtactttATTCACTGCTTCTCAGTGATGCAGTCTGGGATCTTTGCAGCCATGGCTCTggatcgctacgtggccatctgccatcccctgagacattccaccatcctgacaaaccCCACTGTGGCCACGATTGGCCTGGCCATGGTGCTACGCTGTGGCATTTTCTCACTGCCCTATCCCTTCCTGGCGAGGCaatggccatattgcagaaccaacatcatcccACAGACATTATGTGTGCACATGGCCGTGGTGAATCTGGCCTGTGCCGACACCCACGTCAGTAGTTACTACGGACTCTTTCTGCAATTCAGTGTGATGGGTCTGGATGTGATTTTTATTGTTGTGTCCTATatccagatcctcagggccatcttcagcctccccacaaaggatgcCCGGATCAAGACTTTtgggacctgcagctcccacctcttTGTCATTTTAGCCTTTTACATTCCACGTCTCTTCATCTCTCTCCTCTATCGGTTTGGCCAGAATGTGGCTCTGAATTTCCATGTTCTCATTTCCAACGTTTACCTCTTGAtgccccccatgctaaacccTATCATCTACGCGGTAAGGACCAAACAGATCTGGGACAGGCTGCTCCGTCTCTTTACTCATGAAGGGCCCTAA